The Nitrospinota bacterium genome has a window encoding:
- a CDS encoding DUF86 domain-containing protein, with protein sequence MPRKEDFIRIRHMRDAANDALTILNGKTREDFDKEITLRLSVFHCIEIVGEAASRVSRETQEKYPSVPWRKIVNMRNRIIHVYFDINHDIVWKTAVEALPPLMATLNTVLHDEGAGQ encoded by the coding sequence ATGCCGCGTAAGGAGGACTTCATCCGTATCCGCCACATGCGGGATGCGGCGAATGATGCGCTGACGATACTTAATGGGAAGACAAGGGAGGATTTTGACAAGGAGATCACGCTCCGCCTTTCGGTCTTCCATTGCATTGAAATAGTCGGGGAGGCCGCTTCGCGGGTTTCTAGGGAAACCCAGGAAAAATATCCGTCCGTTCCGTGGCGGAAGATAGTGAACATGAGGAACCGGATAATCCACGTGTATTTCGACATAAACCACGACATTGTTTGGAAAACAGCCGTCGAGGCCCTGCCGCCCCTGATGGCAACGCTGAACACAGTACTCCATGATGAGGGGGCCGGGCAGTAG
- a CDS encoding nucleotidyltransferase family protein, with translation MGKPHIELPKETISAFCKKWHIRKLSLFGSVLRDDFGPESDIDMLVVFEEDHLPDLITLSGMELELGDTLGHKVDLRTPEDLSPYFREEVVSAAVEQYAA, from the coding sequence ATGGGAAAACCGCATATCGAATTGCCTAAAGAGACGATTTCCGCTTTTTGCAAAAAATGGCATATACGCAAGCTTTCCCTTTTCGGCTCCGTTTTGCGGGATGACTTTGGCCCCGAAAGCGACATTGACATGCTGGTGGTCTTTGAGGAAGACCATCTGCCGGATTTGATCACCCTCTCAGGGATGGAATTGGAGCTTGGCGACACGCTGGGACACAAGGTTGACCTGCGGACGCCGGAAGACCTAAGTCCCTATTTCCGCGAAGAAGTAGTGAGTGCCGCCGTGGAGCAGTATGCCGCGTAA
- a CDS encoding site-specific DNA-methyltransferase, producing the protein MESGGRKRPIVQYTHDDKERLNNPPVGLVDSGTDSDAASPKKQYAYDPHIDPALQWAGKAERTSFEIPTVSLHVHERIDPKKIIEAIKKKNGGPQTSFFDMPAFNPPLREAVEFYKHKHGWSNRLIAGDSLLVMNSLLEKEGLGGHVQMVYIDPPYGIKYGSNFQPFVNKRQVKDGSDEDLTAEPETIKAFRDTWELGIHSYLAYLRDRFLLARDLLAETGSIFVQISDENVHLVRNLMDEVFGVENFVSLISVTKTSSATTELLAGVADYLLWYGKNKESIKYRDLFEVKELSQATSYSRVELSDGTRRPLTPEEIEDINKLPQDAKPFTLGDLTSQRPPGSFPVLFRGKTYVPRTNFWKTGEMGFKKLIDAGRIEPVGNVLRYVRYFGDFAATARNNMWTDFGGATDKVYVVQTNAKVIQRCLLMTTDPGDLVLDITCGSGTTATVAEQWGRRWITCDTSRVATALAKQRLMTATFDYYELAHPHEGVGSGFNYKTVPHVTLKSIANNPEIKEGMGKEQIERAIAKYAEQETLYDQPIKESGKVRVTGPFTVEAVPAPSVKSIDEIDGKEQPQVVDATIARSGATLRQSEWRGELLRTGIRGKHGNKIEFERVETLPGTRWLHADATAKAFRAGTSRAGEHLGIPERVVISFGPEHAPLEQRQVEHAIQEAHKLVPKPKIIVFAAFQFDPEAAKDIDETEWPGVTLLKAQMNADLLTDDLKKKRSSNESFWLIGQPDIRLEKIKSGEDKGKYRITVHGFDYYNTKTGNIESGGHDRIAMWMLDPDYDGRCIFPRQVFFPMADEKEGWSKLAKNLKAEIDPELAAAYTGTVSLPFGAGEHKKAAVKIIDDRGIESLKLLDVE; encoded by the coding sequence ATGGAAAGCGGCGGGCGGAAACGGCCCATTGTTCAATATACCCATGATGATAAAGAGCGGCTGAACAATCCCCCGGTTGGGCTGGTGGATAGCGGCACCGATAGCGACGCAGCATCCCCAAAGAAGCAATACGCTTACGATCCGCATATAGACCCCGCCTTGCAGTGGGCCGGGAAGGCGGAGCGCACCTCCTTTGAAATCCCCACCGTTTCATTGCATGTGCATGAACGGATAGACCCGAAGAAAATTATCGAGGCGATAAAGAAAAAGAACGGCGGGCCGCAAACCTCGTTTTTTGATATGCCCGCTTTCAATCCGCCGTTGCGCGAAGCGGTGGAGTTTTACAAGCACAAGCATGGCTGGAGCAACCGCCTGATAGCGGGGGATAGCCTGCTGGTGATGAACTCCCTTTTGGAAAAGGAAGGGCTGGGTGGCCATGTGCAGATGGTCTATATAGACCCGCCCTATGGCATTAAATATGGAAGCAATTTCCAGCCCTTCGTGAACAAGCGGCAAGTGAAGGACGGAAGCGACGAAGACCTCACCGCCGAACCGGAAACCATAAAGGCTTTCCGCGATACCTGGGAGTTGGGAATCCATTCCTACCTGGCCTACCTCCGCGACCGCTTTTTACTCGCCCGCGATTTGCTCGCTGAAACGGGAAGCATTTTTGTGCAAATTTCAGATGAAAACGTCCACCTTGTACGCAATTTAATGGATGAGGTGTTTGGAGTTGAGAATTTTGTTTCACTCATTAGCGTAACCAAGACCAGCAGTGCAACAACTGAATTGCTTGCTGGTGTTGCCGATTACCTATTGTGGTACGGTAAAAACAAAGAATCGATCAAGTATCGTGATCTATTTGAAGTAAAAGAACTCTCACAAGCCACCTCTTATAGTCGCGTTGAACTTTCTGATGGAACTCGCAGACCTCTCACTCCTGAAGAGATTGAAGACATTAATAAATTGCCACAAGACGCCAAGCCTTTCACCTTAGGCGATCTCACTAGCCAACGACCGCCCGGCAGTTTTCCAGTTTTGTTTCGCGGTAAAACATATGTACCTCGAACAAATTTTTGGAAAACAGGTGAGATGGGTTTTAAAAAGTTGATCGATGCGGGGAGAATAGAACCTGTAGGGAATGTGCTTCGCTACGTCCGCTACTTTGGTGATTTTGCAGCAACGGCAAGAAACAATATGTGGACTGACTTTGGAGGAGCGACGGACAAAGTTTATGTAGTCCAAACAAATGCAAAAGTAATTCAAAGATGCCTTCTCATGACCACGGACCCCGGTGATTTGGTGCTTGATATCACCTGCGGTTCTGGTACGACAGCGACGGTCGCGGAACAATGGGGGCGGCGGTGGATAACCTGTGATACCTCCCGCGTCGCCACTGCCCTTGCCAAGCAACGGTTGATGACCGCAACCTTCGACTATTACGAATTGGCGCATCCGCACGAAGGGGTGGGGAGCGGGTTCAACTATAAAACCGTTCCGCACGTTACCCTTAAATCAATCGCCAACAATCCCGAAATAAAAGAGGGGATGGGCAAGGAGCAGATCGAGCGGGCAATCGCAAAATATGCAGAGCAGGAAACGCTCTACGACCAGCCGATAAAAGAAAGCGGCAAGGTGCGCGTTACCGGCCCGTTCACCGTGGAGGCTGTTCCCGCCCCATCGGTTAAATCGATAGACGAAATTGACGGCAAGGAACAGCCGCAAGTGGTAGATGCAACCATCGCCCGGAGCGGCGCCACCCTGCGCCAAAGTGAATGGCGTGGCGAACTGCTCCGCACCGGCATACGCGGCAAACACGGCAACAAAATAGAATTTGAGCGGGTGGAAACATTGCCCGGAACGCGCTGGCTACATGCCGATGCCACCGCTAAAGCGTTTAGGGCTGGGACTTCCCGTGCTGGCGAGCATCTGGGTATCCCGGAGCGGGTGGTCATATCCTTTGGCCCTGAACACGCGCCGCTGGAACAGCGTCAAGTGGAGCACGCCATTCAAGAAGCGCACAAGCTGGTGCCAAAACCAAAAATAATCGTATTTGCCGCTTTCCAATTCGATCCCGAAGCGGCCAAAGACATTGACGAAACCGAGTGGCCGGGTGTTACCCTGCTGAAAGCGCAGATGAACGCCGATCTTTTGACCGACGACCTGAAAAAGAAACGGAGCAGCAACGAAAGTTTCTGGCTTATCGGCCAGCCGGACATCCGGTTGGAAAAAATAAAGAGCGGAGAAGACAAAGGGAAATACCGCATTACTGTTCACGGTTTCGACTACTACAACACCAAGACAGGCAACATAGAATCGGGAGGCCACGACCGGATAGCTATGTGGATGCTCGATCCCGACTACGATGGGCGGTGCATTTTCCCGCGCCAAGTTTTCTTCCCTATGGCGGATGAAAAAGAAGGATGGAGCAAGCTGGCTAAAAACTTGAAAGCGGAGATAGACCCGGAATTGGCCGCCGCCTATACCGGAACCGTCTCCCTGCCATTCGGCGCGGGGGAACACAAAAAGGCGGCGGTGAAAATCATAGACGACCGTGGCATCGAAAGCCTTAAACTGCTCGATGTGGAGTAA